CTGTATGGGTTTAGGGCTAAACAAGCCTCTTGATTGTATTAGGGAATTTTTCAGTTGCTCTGATATACTTACACATCGTAAAGAGGGGAGGTCAAGAGACCTCTATCCCTGTCCCTGCCTTCACCACCTCCTTCTGACCTTGGTTAGCATGGATCTTATCTGGGAAGACAGTGAGCaaattggccatttatatttccCCATCTAGAGGGTTCTTCATCTGTTGGACTGTGTTTGGCTCCATTTGGCCTGGCAGGGTAGGATATTTTCTCTctcactattttatttttcattgcatGAGACAGTTAAGGGATTGCCTTATCCCTGGGAAATCTGAAAATTAATTAAGTGGTTACAGGGCTAAGTAAGAGCTGATAATCATCGTATCTAATTCACATGCAGTGATGTTTTCCTGATCTATCAtagatttcatttttgtattagtTAGGATCAGTTTGACTGCTATAATGCAGTCCCATGTAGTAGTGGTTTAAACATGATGGAAggtgatttatttattatttaagcaTTCAAGTGTGAGCAATGCAGGGCAGTTACAGTGCCTTCATGGTGCTGGGGACCTAGGACTCTTCTATTTTGTTGCTTTGTCATCTTAAGCTTGAGATGGCAACTTCTGCTCCTATTACCACCTCATTATTACAGATACATCATAAAATGGGGAACAGCAAGTGGAAGGGTTAGTCCTTTTAAGGGCACAATATAGTAGTATATCATTTCCATTCATCAAACCTGGTCACATGGTTACACTTAGCTGTAAAGGAGGCTGGGCAGCCACACATCCCACTAAAACTTCTATTGCTGTAGAAGAGAACAGATATTAGGGGTACAGGGAGCATCTCCACCACAGTAGTCAGCAACAGGAAAGGATTTACTCACTTGTTTTCTAACATACTGCTTTGTGAGGAGAAATTGTGCACTGAAGTTATCAGGTATACTTGAGCTATTGAAAAGAGTTCACCTGAGTCAATTTTTTTGCCATTGGGACTTTAGATCAAGTTTATTACAATAGGTACAGGGATTCATGTGAGATGTATTAAGAGATGAGGTTGCTTTttcttaattcttatttttctagtgctgtttttgtgtctttcattttcacattttttgagACTCAGCTCATGCTTGCCTTCCTTGTGTTTTAGGTATGGCACAGTCACAAGGCTGGTGGAAAAGATACTTGAAGGCTTTTTGTAAAGGCTTCTTTGTGGCAGTGCCCGTGGCAGTGACGTTCCTGGATCGGGTTGCCTGTGTGGCAAGAGTGGAAGGAGCATCAATGCAGGTGAAAACTACTTTGACTCCACCCTCTAAAACTCATGCGTCCTTGTTTCTGAAGCATGGGACAggagatttctgtatattatttcTATGCTGGGAACTGAAGGACTTATAAAAAGACTGTAAGATCTAATGCAGTCATATTATAGTCAGAGTAAAggtgaagaaaaataattgtcaGGTAGTTCTCTGACAATTCTCAGGTAGTTTGTATTTTTAGGAACTACAAATGCAGAATTTAAAGACATTTTAGTAAATAACACCATTTTCTGTGGATATGTCTTGggattttaagatattttagttACCCATATTTGAATCTGTACTTAAATATACTCTTAAGACTAAGTTATTGGTACAGTTGCAGGTGGGTTTGGGTCAAATCCGATGAttctattgatatatatatataaatatgttaatacatatatatgatacatatctGTATcaatatatctatgtatattaatttatctacctatattattaaaatcAAATTCAGTTATTCTtgatatatatgtttgtgtgtgtatatatatatatatacatatataagtatcagatatatattagatatagacatttatcaatatataataatccacatacttatatatataagtatatatgtatgtatatatgtaaaagtatatacatatgtatatatacttttcaTAGAAAAGTCTAGAGCACTGATCTCAGATATTCTAGTATGTTCTTTAAGCATGTTGATGATTGAAAAGATTAAATGCTGTTTACATTAGAAGAAGTTTGTAGTGATTTCCAAAAGTTATATGCAAATAGTCTCCTGGAATAATTTACAGAAATCTTTGTTGTTCTAAAGTTGATGTCTAGAATGTAGCtgttttaagtttataaaattaagaagaattgtattttttaatatgatttattttcttctgtgattaGCATGTAATAAGTTCATGCATTGTGCTACATAGTTGGgtaaaacaaatgagtaaatgaatatataagcttctaagaacttaaaattttacagaaaattactagcttactttttctcctttttgttttagtTAGAACTAGTTAAGAGCATATACATCAGCTTGAGGAgttaaaatgaaattacttttttaaatataattatttctgaGTTTTGGTAGTCTGTGAGACACTTAGAGTGTGTACTTTTTGAGTGAAGCTAAAGATCTAAAGCAGGGCTGTCTGAATATTTACCTCTGTGGGCCTTCTGTTGGGCAGGGGATTCTGAGTTCAACCCTTGTCTCTCAGGTTCCCTCCACAGTGGGTCACCAGCCACAGCAAACTGGTTACTTACtttgaatgagaaaatattttactgcAGGGGTATAATAAACTTAGGAAGAGGGATTAACAGGTatataggtttattcctaaatgCAGTTTAATATGTATTACACAGATTGGATTTTACATTTCCTGCCTCTTTAATTTTGAATCCCTGATAGCCTCATCTTAGACCAAATCTTTAGGAAAAGctagactttttttttgtaaagtttttGAGTCAGATTCTTCATTTGAGATTAAAACTGCCTCCTCTACAGCTACTCAAAGCCCTTTTTGGTCCCTTGGACCCTTTGAATACATTGATGGATACATGTATCTTTTGGTAACAAATAATAGTTactaatgtttttttctaatgtcaCTAGTACTGTCTTGCTACATAACTATCGCTATTGTGAGATGCATTTTTCCAGATCACAAAAACTCCTTATCTTGGATCTAATGGTATTCCACAGGATCATATGGCAATCACGGTATTCCAATCTTTTAGCCCAGTTATGTACTGAATATCTATGTTCAggactgtgctaagaggaaattCACTAAAAACTAGAAGTTGACTGCCTTCTGAAAAGATGAGGCTTATCCACAGTGAAGTAGGCAGTGAAGAAAGTGTTAAATAGTATTATCTTAAATGTCAATCTATTGACTAATACTGtttatgaatatttgaatttCTTACAGTATTCCTGGACCCTATCTCCAAGAAGTCAAAATTTTTTACCATGTAGTTTGTTTAATATACTATGTAGAATTTCCTTGGCTACTGATTACAGAAAAATAGCCTGAATTGAGTTAGATATACAGGGGAATTTATTGGAAGGCTTATAtctgggaggaaggcaggagcatGGCAAGCATCAGGGACGACTGGAACTAGGGACCTGAATGCTGCCAGAGTGCTCAGTCTTGCTTCTGTCTGAGTTttggctttgttctcccagacCAGCTTTCTTCATCATGCAGGTACATTGCTACTGGCAGCTGTCATGCCTTAAGATGCCCTGTGTCATCACTGCTTGAGAGAAATCTCTCCTCTTGCCTTAGTTTCAGTTGGAAAAATGTTGGGGGAAGGGCTGTGATTGATTTAGCTTGGGTCACATGTCCTTGCCTACACAAATGTACATAACCTTGGCCAGCCGGTTAGGGTGCCATGATTGGCCCAGCGTTGGATCTGTGCACCCCTCCCAGTGGCTAGGCTCAGTAACAGAAGGACAGCAGGTATCTGAATCATATTTTTCCATGGGCTTTCAGGGTGACATGGGGGTGACATTTTCCAGAAGAAGGCAAGAGAGTGCTGCTTTCAGAATAAAAGGGGAAAGGTTAttcagggaggaaaggaaaaatgtatgTTTATCATGGTTGGGTCTGTTTTTAGGAATTTTAGACTACTACTGTGTATAACAGATACTTATTTACAATTTCATTAAATATcacaaaatcatatttaaaattatttaggaGCAGAAATTACAAAAATGAGATACAATGATTAATTAATTTGGCATATTTGAAGACTTCTTTGTTGCACAGCTTTGATAAATTGAACATGGATTCAGCAGAATTTTTgacaaaaaatttgaaaaaattcttgTCTTCAAATTTCTCTAATGATGCAAATACTAAAATAGCTGGCAGGGTATGTGGAGATATCTGGAAGTTCCTGGGCATCCTGCAAGGAACACACCTGCTTTTATTGACTCTGAAGCCTGAAAATGATATCTAGTGATGGCACTTGGTTGATTTGTTATAAGGGGAAGGAGTACTGTGGATGTGTGGTGATATCTTCTTGTATTAAGGCTTAAAAGTATGAAAGCAAGGCAGAAAAAGCAAGAGGCAAGACAGAAAGACAGcctagagaagaagaaagaaaataaaatggatcaGTTGGGTGATAGAGGATGATAGAGAAAACCAGACACCTGTGAACAGTAAGCAGGAGACAGAGTGGCACAGGGGACAGTGATAAGAGAGCCCAGGCAGAAAAGTGTTCCAGAAGGGGCTCCATATGCCCCTCCACAGCACCTCCTTTGGAATCATACCCTTGAGTGCTGACACATCTCTGCGGCATGTTGTGTGTAGCACTGTGAGGTTTGTCTTCTAGCCATCCATTCTACATCTCAATGCTCATTGAAGGAATCTGCCACCATTTTGAAGGAATTCCTATTGGCGTAGGTTATAAGTCTTGAGCATCATTAGTTGCATATTACTTTCTAGTGTATCTAATCattgttatttaaatatatgaataattttaCAATTCAGGAGGTCATTTTGGAATATGGATAATAATGACAAGCAGTAGTAACTGTGAATTGGGATAGAGAGTCATTTACCCAATGACTAGTAAGTGCAGAACACTATTTCATGTGCTATAGAGGAGTGGTAAATCAGACACAGATTCTGCCTTCAAGGTACTTTTACTTTGGTAGAGGGGGTTCAAGAATTGTTCATCCTGGATGATGGATACATTTTCAGGTGAGATTAATATAGGAGAAATCAAGATGTCTGATAGATGTGTAGCTAGTGCCTGATACATCCAGAAATGAAAACTTGTTTGATTCAGCATACTGTTGTGGAGAATAGACCTAGAAATTTTAATCTGGAGCAGAGTGGTACCTAAGAATAGTGCCTTGAACCCTTTTATTGTTAGCCACAGTATTAATGTTTACTATGGCGACAAACAGTCATGAGATTTCAGTGGTTTATGTACAGATCTTTAGTTCTTGCCCATGGGCCAGTGGGTTGGCTGTGGCTTTGGTTTCATGGGCTTTTGTGTCTTTCACTCTGGGGCCTAGACAGAAGGAGCTGCGGCTGCCTGGCGCGTGCTTTTCTCATGGTGACCGCAGGGTACAATGGGGTGAATGGAAACATGCAGAACCTTGTAAAGCCTCAGTTTAGAACTTCCACTCTTCTGTTTACATTCCATTGGTCAAAGCCAGTCACACTGTAAAACCAATGAGATGGGGCACTACATTCCACTCATCGGGAAGTTATGACAAAGGTGGGGAGAGCTAGAAGAACTGCGAATGGGTAAGTACATGTACCATAGCCAGTGTGACTCCAAGGACATACGGTTGACTTCAGAggtgatctgaaaagttgttttttaCCTTGGAGTCTACCTTGAATGACCCTAGTCTTTGTAGTCCGACTGACAAAATTGCAATAGATTGAAATTCTGTGGTCACTAAATTCTGGAATGGATTGATCCATTTTAGATGTCTTTAGGTTGGCCCATGGCCAATTGGATCATCGCTTTAGAATAGATTTTCTTAAAGGTCACTCTGCAATTTATAGACATGTTATTTAGGAAAATCCAAGGATTGAAAGATCAAATCTTATTAAGGAGCCATATAATACTAGTTCTTGAGAGTTTATTGAATATATGCTGTTATAGCAACACTGGGAAAACAACATGAATAACAAATTTTGCGCAAGAGCtctatttcttttaacatttctgttgGCATGGGATTTAATAGGAGAAGCTTGTTTTCAGAATTCCTCTTGTAAGAAataattctttaattttcaaatactACTCAGTGGTTCTTTTTTGAGGTTGGGTTTTCCATTATTAATTTACAGTTCATTAGGTTTCTGACTAGAAGGATAAAAGTGATCAAACATGGGTAGTCACAGCTAGTTGAAAGTAGGTCATtaatgaaaatacagtttttaatgattaaatgatataattcaATGGAAAATAGGATTCAATTTgtgaaacatttgttttttttttaaaataatgtatggatatatatatattttactggaTGAGATGTACCTTTTGTAATGCTCTTCACACAAGGAATGCTGGCAGAAATTGTTGGTTAATGATTATTCATACTGACCTATTCCCCTCTAATGCAATGAATCACTTCTACTGGTTGCTGAAAGAAAGGTTACTGTGAAAGTagatgcacttttttttttaaagcatcacaTTACTCAACATTAATGTAACTCAGGAAATGAAGACTGATATTGCATACAGTTGAAACTACAGAAGGAATTTATGTCAGTGGAATGCAATTATTCAAAGTAGAAGTTCAGTTGCTTACAGAGGCTTTTAGAGTTAAAAGGTGCCCTAGGAATAGTTTAATGACCTCACACCAAAGttttagattttatttgaatAAGAATGCCTGCAGCAGGGTCACTGGTTCTTATAAAAGGTGTATGCCTTctacatttaaaattaagaattaagattttaaaaagaagtgaaGGAAATAATTCTAAGTGTCATTGTCCTGCTTTTGTTGCAAttgcttcatattttttatactattttcCTGTTTCCATTATGCATTGCCAGAGGGGAAAATACTTGAAACATTACTACACAATACTATCTCTGTAGCTCAGACTTCAGAGAAAGATTTGTAcagaatgcattaaaaaattagagaatatAAGGTAGAGTTTGCCAGCATTGAGGTCTTTATTCATCAATAACATTCATTGGTTCAAAATTGTCTTGCCTTTCAGCTACTACAAATGATGCTGAAGAAACTGGCTTGTAATAAGCATCTTAGACTCCTACCTGGCTTTTTGCAGTCATTATCTTGTTTCCTGCtgagtttaaaattaaaagttttgtcAGAAAAGCAAGCTAAGAGGCTcctgctctgtttttctctctctctgtcacatttatttatttcagtttattttatttaaaatttttttcaactatAGTGGGCTTGATA
This portion of the Manis javanica isolate MJ-LG chromosome 6, MJ_LKY, whole genome shotgun sequence genome encodes:
- the IMMP2L gene encoding mitochondrial inner membrane protease subunit 2 isoform X5 yields the protein MAQSQGWWKRYLKAFCKGFFVAVPVAVTFLDRVACVARVEGASMQPSLNPGGSQSSDVVLLNHWKVRNFEVQRGDIVSLVMSAVN